One Setaria viridis chromosome 5, Setaria_viridis_v4.0, whole genome shotgun sequence genomic region harbors:
- the LOC117857444 gene encoding NADP-dependent malic enzyme, chloroplastic codes for MLSARTAVASAASPASPWKAVGGSKGGSCDGCRTYRESVRRRAATVRVHAAEQRRVQAVAVGTAAETQEGVAAADGGVVDPYAEDEELPVMPWAYSVASGYTLLRDPHHNKGLAFTEKERDAHYLRGLLPPAVVSQEVQIKKFMHNLRQYQLPLQRYMAMMDLQERNERLFYRLLIDNVEELLPFVYTPTVGEACQKYGSIFRQPQGLYVSLRDKGRVLEVLRNWPQRDIQVICVTDGGRILGLGDLGAQGMGIPVGKLALYTALGGVRPSACLPITIDVGTNNEELLNDEFYIGLRQKRATGKEYHELIEEFMSAVVQIYGEKVLIQFEDFANHNAFDLLEKYSKSHLVFNDDIQGTASVVLAGLLASLKVVGGTLAEHTYLFLGAGEAGTGIAELIALQISKQTKAPIEECRQKVWLVDSKGLIVSSRKESLPSFKQPWAHEHEPVSTLFDAVQSIKPTVLIGTSGVGRAFTKEVVEAMASFNERPVIFSLSNPTSHSECTAEQAYNWTKGRAVFASGSPFNPVEYDGKTFVPGQANNAYIFPGLGLGLIMAGATRVHEDMLLAASEALADQANQENFEKGSIFPPFSSIRKISAHIAAAVAAKAYELGLATRLPAPRDLVQYAETCMYNPIYRNYR; via the exons ATGCTGTCCGCGCgcaccgccgtcgcctccgccgcttccccgGCTTCCCCG TGGAAGGCGGTAGGTGGAAGCAAGGGCGGGAGCTGCGACGGATGCAGGACCTACAGGGAGTCGGTGCGGAGGCGGGCCGCGACGGTGCGGGTGCACGCCGCGGAGCAGAGGCGGGTGCAGGCCGTCGCGGTAGGCACCGCCGCGGAGACGCaggaaggggtggcggcggccgatgGCGGCGTCGTGGACCCCTAcgccgaggacgaggagctGCCCGTCATGCCCTGGGCATATTCCGTCGCGAG TGGTTACACCCTTTTGAGGGATCCACATCACAACAAGGGTCTTGCTTTCACGGAGAAGGAGCGGGATGCACACTACTTGCGtggtcttcttcctccggctGTTGTGTCTCAGGAAGTCCAA ATTAAGAAGTTCATGCACAACCTGCGACAGTACCAGCTTCCTTTGCAGCGCTATATGGCCATGATGGACCTTCAG GAGAGAAATGAGAGGCTTTTCTACAGGCTTTTAATTGATAATGTGGAGGAGCTGCTCCCTTTTGTTTACACACCGACTGTTGGCGAGGCCTGCCAGAAGTATGGGTCCATCTTTAGACAACCGCAGGGTCTGTATGTCAGCCTGAGGGACAA GGGGAGGGTCCTAGAGGTTCTAAGGAACTGGCCTCAGAGGGATATTCAAGTTATTTGTGTCACTGATGGTGGGCGAATCTTGGGACTTGGAGATTTGGGTGCTCAG GGAATGGGAATTCCTGTAGGCAAACTTGCTCTCTACACTGCCCTTGGAGGAGTTCGCCCATCAGCT TGTTTGCCCATTACAATTGATGTTGGCACGAACAATGAGGAACTGCTTAATGATGAGTTCTACATTGGACTGCGGCAAAAACGTGCAACTGGCAAG GAATATCATGAGCTTATAGAAGAATTCATGAGCGCTGTGGTGCAAATCTACGGTGAGAAAGTCCTCATTCAG tttGAGGACTTTGCCAATCATAATGCTTTTGATCTGCTTGAAAAATATAGCAAGAGCCATCTTGTTTTCAATGATGATATCCAG GGCACAGCATCAGTGGTCCTTGCAGGTTTGTTAGCATCACTCAAGGTGGTTGGTGGGACCCTAGCAGAGCACACTTATTTGTTCCTTGGTGCTGGGGAG GCTGGAACTGGCATAGCAGAACTCATTGCTCTTCAGATTTCAAAACAG ACAAAAGCTCCGATTGAAGAGTGCCGCCAGAAGGTTTGGCTGGTGGACTCAAAG GGCTTAATTGTTAGCTCCCGTAAAGAATCCCTTCCGTCATTCAAACAACCTTGGGCACATGAGCATGAGCCTGTGTCAACCTTGTTTGATGCTGTCCAG TCGATCAAACCTACGGTTTTGATTGGGACATCAGGAGTTGGAAGGGCATTCACAAAAGAAGTTGTTGAGGCCATGGCTTCCTTCAATGAG AGGCCTGTCATCTTTTCACTGTCAAATCCAACTTCACATTCTGAATGTACTGCTGAACAAGCATATAACTGGACCAAG GGGCGTGCTGTATTTGCCAGTGGTAGTCCATTTAACCCTGTTGAGTACGATGGGAAGACTTTTGTACCTGGGCAG GCAAACAATGCTTACATTTTCCCTGGCCTTGGCCTTGGTCTGATTATGGCTGGAGCCACCCGTGTCCATGAGGACATGCTTCTTGCTGCCT CGGAAGCACTAGCTGATCAGGCCAATCAGGAGAACTTTGAGAAGGGATCGATCTTCCCGCCCTTCAGCAGCATCAGAAAGATCTCCGCTCACATTGCTGCCGCCGTGGCTGCAAAAGCCTATGAGCTCG